From the Streptomyces nodosus genome, the window GCCCCGGTGTGGTGGAGCATCCCGACGACGACCTGTGGACGTCGATCGGCGAGGCGAGCCGCGCCGCGATGGCTGCCTTCGACGGGGACGTGGCGGACATCGTGGGTGTGGGTCTGTGCACGATCCGCTTCTGCCGAGCCGTCCTCAAGGCCGACGGCACCCTCGCCCAGCAGGTGATGAGCTGGATGGACGACCGGGTCGGCAGGCCGTACGCGCCGACCAACCCTGAGGCCGCGTACGTCACGACCTCCTCCGGCTACATCAGCCACCGCATGACCGGCAACTTCCGGGACACGGCTGCCAATTACGCGGGCATGTGGCCGCTCGACCCGAAGAACATGCACTGGACGGACGACGAGGCGGCGTACGCGAAGTGCGGCATCCCGCGCTCGATGCTCTTCGATCTCGTGCAGCCTGGCGACATCCTCGGCCCGGTGACGGAATCGGCGTCCGCGCACACCGGCATCCCGGCGGGTGTCCCCGTCGTAGCGACCGCCAACGACAAGGCAGTTGAGGCCCTGGGATGCGGCCTGCGCACCCCCGACACGCTGCTCGTCTCGCTCGGTACGTACGTCGCAGGCATGGCCACCGGCCCGCGCCACATCGCCAACCCCTCCGGCTTCTGGACCAATTACGCCTCTCAACCGTACGCCTACCTCTACGAGTCGGGCGGTGTGCGGCGCGGCATGTGGACGGTCAGCTGGTACCGGGACCTGCTCGGTGAGGAGGCGTCCGGGCACGCCCGGCAGCTCGACCTGTCCGCCGAGGACTACCTCAACGCCGAGGCGAGCAAAGTGCCGCCGGGCTCCGACGGCCTGATGACGGTGCTCGACTGGCTCGCC encodes:
- a CDS encoding FGGY-family carbohydrate kinase; this encodes MTSTRPRYFIGIDNGSQSSKVTVFDARGRAVSVGRAELRPYDTPRPGVVEHPDDDLWTSIGEASRAAMAAFDGDVADIVGVGLCTIRFCRAVLKADGTLAQQVMSWMDDRVGRPYAPTNPEAAYVTTSSGYISHRMTGNFRDTAANYAGMWPLDPKNMHWTDDEAAYAKCGIPRSMLFDLVQPGDILGPVTESASAHTGIPAGVPVVATANDKAVEALGCGLRTPDTLLVSLGTYVAGMATGPRHIANPSGFWTNYASQPYAYLYESGGVRRGMWTVSWYRDLLGEEASGHARQLDLSAEDYLNAEASKVPPGSDGLMTVLDWLAPDEAPFRKGSLLGFDGRHGRFHIYRSILESLAMTIHDTATRMTAELGTEYREVIVSGGGAHSDLMMQIHADVHGIPARRAEASSAAGLGSAICAAVGLGAYADFGEAVAAMVRPGEIFLPSQAHHHLYRRLEKVHREVHGHTDAIYRRTYDIFG